In the Haloferula helveola genome, one interval contains:
- a CDS encoding rhodanese-like domain-containing protein, whose amino-acid sequence MATDELSVDSPMGEILDALPGARRALFSRYHLGGCQSCGFPPEETLASLAKRAGDHDPEAMLSHLLAAHEHDKGMLVSPAEAKAMLESESPPLLVDTRTREEHEAVSLPDSTFMTEEVQQRLFAGDPGQSILLYDHSGRHVLDHCSWFQGHGLKNTRGIDGGIDAWSREVDPEVRRYRIEID is encoded by the coding sequence ATGGCGACGGACGAACTCAGTGTCGACTCCCCGATGGGCGAGATCCTCGATGCCCTGCCGGGAGCCCGGCGGGCACTCTTCTCACGCTACCATCTGGGCGGCTGCCAGAGCTGCGGATTCCCGCCTGAGGAGACCTTGGCCAGCCTTGCCAAGCGCGCCGGCGATCACGATCCGGAAGCGATGCTTTCCCACCTGCTGGCGGCCCATGAACACGACAAGGGCATGCTCGTTTCTCCGGCCGAGGCGAAGGCGATGCTGGAATCCGAATCCCCGCCGCTGCTGGTCGACACCCGCACCCGCGAGGAGCACGAGGCGGTCTCGCTGCCGGACTCCACTTTCATGACCGAGGAGGTCCAGCAGCGATTGTTCGCCGGCGATCCCGGCCAGTCGATCCTGCTCTATGATCACAGCGGCCGACATGTGCTCGACCACTGCTCGTGGTTCCAAGGCCACGGCCTCAAGAACACGCGCGGCATCGATGGCGGCATCGATGCCTGGTCGCGCGAAGTCGACCCGGAAGTCCGTCGCTACCGGATCGAAATCGACTGA
- a CDS encoding metal ABC transporter solute-binding protein, Zn/Mn family, whose protein sequence is MRPLRFILSALAALGLVGCGEDQNSTSDGTPKVVTTIAMIGDVAREIGGEHVSVESLIGEGVDPHLYKPSSPDLKKLQAADLIFYNGLMLEGKMTDTMVRFARSGKPVHAVTETILGDSNYVMSDEADHFDPHVWMDVSGWIKAAGEIELALSELAPQHAADFKTNHDHYVAELGKLDEYARTSLGSIPEGQRVLITAHDAFGYMARAYGLEVRGIQGISTESEAGLKDINDLVNFIIERKIPAVFVESSIPRKSVEALVEGTRSRGHDVSIGGELFSDAMGTTGTYEGTYIGMIDHNVTTITRALGGTAPEKGMNGKLN, encoded by the coding sequence ATGCGACCCCTACGGTTCATCCTTTCCGCTCTCGCCGCACTCGGCCTCGTTGGCTGCGGTGAGGACCAGAATTCGACATCCGATGGCACACCGAAGGTCGTGACGACGATCGCGATGATCGGCGACGTTGCGCGCGAAATCGGCGGTGAGCATGTGAGCGTCGAAAGCCTGATCGGAGAAGGCGTTGATCCCCACCTCTACAAACCGTCGAGCCCCGACCTCAAGAAGCTGCAGGCTGCCGACCTGATCTTCTACAACGGCCTGATGCTTGAGGGCAAAATGACCGACACCATGGTCCGTTTCGCTCGCTCGGGAAAACCCGTGCACGCGGTCACGGAGACCATCCTCGGGGACTCGAACTACGTCATGAGCGACGAGGCGGACCACTTCGACCCGCACGTTTGGATGGACGTCTCCGGATGGATCAAGGCGGCGGGAGAAATCGAACTCGCGCTTTCCGAACTCGCGCCGCAGCACGCCGCGGATTTCAAGACCAACCACGACCACTACGTCGCCGAACTCGGCAAGCTCGACGAATACGCGCGCACCAGCCTCGGGAGCATTCCCGAAGGTCAGCGGGTCCTGATCACAGCACACGACGCCTTCGGCTACATGGCCCGAGCCTACGGACTCGAAGTCAGGGGCATCCAAGGCATCAGCACCGAGTCCGAGGCGGGACTGAAGGACATCAACGATCTCGTGAATTTCATCATCGAAAGGAAGATCCCGGCGGTCTTTGTCGAGAGCTCGATCCCGCGCAAGTCGGTCGAGGCGCTCGTCGAAGGCACCCGTTCCCGCGGTCACGACGTCAGCATCGGCGGCGAGCTTTTTTCCGATGCGATGGGGACCACCGGAACCTACGAGGGCACCTACATCGGGATGATTGACCATAACGTGACGACCATCACCCGCGCGCTCGGCGGAACCGCTCCCGAGAAGGGAATGAACGGCAAACTCAACTGA
- a CDS encoding iron chelate uptake ABC transporter family permease subunit yields the protein MPFSFHDFVEVLTLQSYNTRLVVAATWCLGIGSGLVGSLLLLRKRSLMGDVLSHATLPGIAIAFAIVASLGGAGKSLPALLVGATLSGLAGVAVMLAIRRTTRLRDDVAMGFVLSVFFGTGVAILRMVQNLPGASGLTDYIYGRTASIVLSDLLLIALVTTAVIVTVVLLLKEFTLLCFDEAFAASEGWPVLLLDTLVLALVTAVTVIGIQAVGLILVIAFLIIPAASARFWTENMKLMLVISAAIGGISGHFGALLSDLFADLPSGPVIVLTASSIFLISMFFGGKRGVLPRYMDHLKLKRRVGRQHLLRSVYEILEASDQPVSNRPVTLQSLLQHRSWTMGQLKRKLSLARREDHLEPTSDPSAVLLSESGFGEAARITRNHRLWELYLIHHAEIAPSHVDRDADMVEHILGPEMVRELEAELAPDLQIPASPHLI from the coding sequence ATGCCCTTCTCCTTCCACGACTTTGTCGAGGTGTTGACGCTGCAAAGCTACAACACGCGGCTGGTCGTCGCCGCGACATGGTGTCTGGGCATCGGATCCGGCCTCGTCGGCAGCCTGCTGCTGCTGCGCAAGCGGTCTCTGATGGGCGACGTGCTCTCGCACGCCACACTGCCGGGCATCGCCATTGCCTTCGCCATCGTCGCCTCGCTCGGTGGCGCCGGAAAGAGCCTCCCCGCCCTGCTGGTCGGCGCCACGCTCTCCGGACTGGCGGGAGTCGCGGTGATGCTCGCCATCCGCCGCACCACCCGCCTGCGCGACGACGTCGCGATGGGCTTCGTCCTCTCCGTCTTCTTCGGCACCGGTGTGGCCATCCTGCGGATGGTGCAGAATCTGCCCGGTGCCTCGGGGCTGACTGACTACATCTACGGACGAACTGCATCCATCGTACTTTCCGACCTTCTCCTGATCGCCCTTGTGACAACCGCCGTCATCGTCACGGTGGTTCTGCTACTGAAGGAATTCACGCTCCTCTGCTTTGACGAAGCTTTTGCGGCATCAGAGGGATGGCCCGTCTTGCTCCTTGATACCCTAGTCCTTGCTCTGGTGACGGCAGTAACCGTGATCGGCATTCAAGCCGTCGGCTTGATACTCGTGATCGCATTCCTTATCATTCCGGCTGCGTCAGCCCGTTTCTGGACAGAAAACATGAAGCTGATGCTCGTGATATCTGCTGCAATCGGCGGAATCAGCGGGCACTTCGGAGCACTTCTGAGCGACTTGTTTGCCGACCTCCCTTCCGGACCAGTCATCGTTCTTACCGCTTCATCCATTTTCCTCATCAGCATGTTCTTCGGCGGCAAGCGGGGCGTCCTGCCACGCTACATGGATCACCTGAAGCTCAAGCGCCGGGTCGGGCGCCAGCACCTCTTGCGCTCGGTTTACGAGATCCTCGAAGCCTCGGACCAACCTGTTTCCAACCGCCCGGTCACCCTGCAATCCCTACTTCAGCACCGCAGCTGGACGATGGGACAACTGAAACGAAAACTCTCACTCGCGCGTCGCGAGGACCACCTCGAACCGACTTCCGATCCGTCGGCCGTGCTTCTCTCCGAATCCGGATTCGGCGAAGCCGCCCGCATCACCCGCAACCACCGGCTGTGGGAACTCTACCTGATCCACCACGCCGAAATCGCGCCGAGCCATGTCGATCGCGACGCCGATATGGTGGAACACATCCTCGGGCCCGAGATGGTCCGGGAACTCGAAGCCGAACTCGCACCCGATCTCCAGATCCCCGCCAGCCCCCACCTGATCTGA
- a CDS encoding metal ABC transporter permease: MNWNFTDTWIVVTGVLCAVACALPGCFLVLRKMSMMGDAISHAVLPGLAIAFLFTGSRASLPMFVGAAVTGVLTALFTQWVNRFANVDRGAAMGVVFTTLFAIGLVLIVRAADHVDLDPGCVLYGAIETSAPIVPSEVPRAAIINGIVLLLNLGVITLLYKELRLSSFDPSLSDTLGFSSSLLHYLLMTIVAVTTVAAFESVGSIIVIAMLIVPAATAQLLTHRLLPMLVIASAVGAASAVLGHIGALTLPSLVGFTDTTTSGMMAFAAGVLFTLAWLFAPHNGIVTRLLRKPEPRPTDLPTS, encoded by the coding sequence ATGAACTGGAACTTCACCGACACCTGGATCGTCGTCACCGGCGTGCTGTGCGCCGTCGCGTGCGCGCTTCCGGGGTGCTTTCTGGTGCTGAGGAAGATGAGCATGATGGGCGATGCGATCAGCCATGCCGTGCTGCCCGGCCTCGCCATCGCTTTCCTATTCACCGGTTCCCGCGCGAGCCTGCCGATGTTTGTCGGTGCGGCCGTCACGGGAGTGCTGACCGCCCTATTCACACAGTGGGTCAACCGCTTCGCCAATGTCGACCGGGGCGCGGCGATGGGCGTGGTGTTCACCACCCTGTTCGCGATCGGGTTGGTGCTGATTGTCCGCGCCGCCGACCATGTCGATCTCGACCCCGGCTGCGTTCTCTACGGGGCGATCGAAACCAGCGCACCGATCGTGCCGTCCGAAGTGCCGCGCGCCGCGATCATCAACGGCATCGTTCTGCTCCTGAACCTTGGCGTGATCACACTGCTCTACAAGGAGCTGCGGCTGAGTTCGTTCGACCCTTCCCTCTCCGACACACTCGGCTTCTCGTCGTCGCTGCTCCACTACCTGCTGATGACCATCGTCGCCGTCACCACCGTGGCGGCATTCGAGTCGGTCGGCAGCATCATCGTGATCGCGATGCTGATCGTCCCCGCGGCCACCGCCCAGCTCCTGACCCACCGGCTGCTCCCGATGCTAGTCATCGCCTCGGCGGTCGGCGCGGCATCCGCGGTGCTGGGCCACATCGGCGCCCTCACTCTTCCCTCGCTGGTCGGGTTCACCGACACGACGACCTCCGGCATGATGGCATTTGCCGCAGGCGTCCTGTTCACGCTGGCGTGGCTGTTTGCCCCCCATAACGGGATTGTCACGCGACTGCTGCGGAAGCCCGAACCCCGACCGACCGATCTTCCGACCTCATGA
- a CDS encoding metal ABC transporter ATP-binding protein: protein MQHEHPPDYPLTVHDLTVAYQRKPVIWDVELNIPEGKLVGIIGPNGAGKSTLIKACLDLIPKTSGWANIYGEPYRKNRHLVAYVPQRESVDWDFPVSALDVVAMGTYRSLGWFKRVGAAQRKTALEALEKVGIRHLAKRQISQLSGGQQQRVFLARALAQDAKVYFMDEPFAAVDAATEQAIVTLLKELRERGRTCLVVHHDLSTVAEYFDWTVMLNMRVVASGPTEEVFTDENLKKTYGGRLALLDRAANALTRPH from the coding sequence ATGCAGCACGAACACCCGCCTGACTACCCGTTGACCGTCCACGACCTGACCGTGGCGTATCAGCGCAAGCCGGTGATCTGGGACGTCGAGCTGAACATTCCCGAAGGCAAGCTGGTGGGAATCATCGGCCCGAACGGCGCCGGAAAGTCGACCCTCATCAAGGCCTGCCTGGACCTCATCCCGAAGACCTCGGGCTGGGCGAACATCTACGGCGAGCCCTATCGCAAGAACCGCCATCTCGTGGCCTACGTTCCGCAGCGTGAAAGCGTCGACTGGGACTTCCCGGTGTCCGCGCTCGATGTGGTCGCGATGGGCACCTATCGCAGTCTCGGTTGGTTCAAGCGGGTCGGTGCCGCCCAGCGGAAGACGGCGCTCGAAGCCCTCGAGAAGGTCGGGATCCGCCATCTGGCCAAGCGCCAGATCAGCCAGCTCTCCGGCGGCCAACAGCAGCGGGTCTTCCTGGCGCGGGCGCTGGCGCAGGATGCCAAGGTGTATTTCATGGACGAGCCCTTCGCCGCGGTGGATGCCGCCACCGAACAGGCGATCGTCACCCTGCTCAAGGAACTGCGCGAACGCGGCCGGACCTGTCTCGTGGTCCATCACGACCTGTCGACCGTCGCCGAGTACTTCGATTGGACCGTCATGCTCAACATGCGGGTCGTCGCTTCAGGACCGACCGAAGAGGTGTTCACCGACGAGAACCTGAAGAAGACCTACGGCGGCCGCCTCGCGCTGCTGGACCGCGCCGCCAACGCGCTGACCCGCCCCCACTGA
- a CDS encoding N-acetylmuramoyl-L-alanine amidase: MGHTLFSRVLAALASLVVLAGVASAARFSTVIIDPGHGGKDKGAYWGGVRESTLNLKVANQLEALLKKRGIRTVMTRRSDVFVSLSSRAAIANRYRSAVFVSIHFNASTNTAIKGAETYYWGTTGRMIAGAIQRRLPARCQVRNRGIRRHGFTVLVKTRCPAVLVECGFISNSSERRRCSTVWYQQTAARAIYDGLMACR, encoded by the coding sequence ATGGGACACACGCTTTTCTCGAGGGTTCTGGCTGCCCTCGCCTCACTGGTCGTGCTTGCGGGCGTGGCGAGTGCCGCGAGATTTTCGACCGTGATCATTGATCCGGGCCATGGCGGCAAGGACAAGGGGGCCTATTGGGGAGGAGTGCGTGAGTCGACGCTGAACCTCAAGGTCGCGAACCAGCTGGAGGCGCTGCTCAAGAAGCGCGGCATCCGCACTGTGATGACCCGCCGCAGCGACGTGTTCGTTTCTCTCTCGAGTCGTGCCGCGATCGCCAACCGCTATCGCAGCGCGGTATTCGTGAGCATCCATTTCAACGCCTCGACCAACACGGCGATCAAAGGTGCCGAGACCTACTACTGGGGAACCACCGGCAGGATGATTGCCGGGGCCATCCAGCGCCGTCTTCCGGCCCGCTGCCAGGTGCGCAATCGTGGCATCCGGCGGCATGGTTTCACCGTGCTGGTGAAAACGCGCTGTCCGGCGGTTCTGGTGGAGTGCGGCTTCATCAGCAACTCGAGCGAGCGCCGCCGTTGCTCGACGGTGTGGTACCAGCAAACCGCCGCGCGAGCGATTTACGACGGGCTGATGGCCTGCCGTTGA
- the pssA gene encoding CDP-diacylglycerol--serine O-phosphatidyltransferase has translation MLHPKSPDEPKIYLLPNLMTAGNLVCGFFAVLSIFQGILVATPQKGAYEFELAQPFYERAILLIFASCLFDLLDGRLARLGGKESPFGREFDSLADVISFGMAPSLLMAKAVLFPLEKALGIPAVGWVLACLYVLCGAIRLARFNCLAAMPKTADSDSDFRGIPIPMAAGFISSLTFLVIFFNKTDRNLGVWIYVLAAMMLALSILMISDVRYPSFKKVGWKTRGTPVVIVIAAVVVMVTIRFYYLMPAVLFSAYVLYGLIVRPFLSKRVRQEIEEPDENGSDEPEAAKESEG, from the coding sequence ATGCTCCACCCGAAATCGCCAGACGAACCGAAGATCTACCTGCTGCCGAACCTGATGACGGCCGGCAACCTCGTGTGCGGGTTCTTCGCGGTGCTTTCCATTTTCCAAGGCATCCTCGTCGCGACTCCGCAAAAGGGCGCTTACGAATTTGAATTGGCGCAGCCGTTCTACGAGCGCGCGATCCTGCTGATCTTCGCGTCGTGCCTGTTCGATCTTCTCGATGGCCGTCTCGCGCGGCTCGGCGGAAAGGAGTCGCCTTTCGGGCGCGAGTTCGACTCGCTGGCAGACGTGATCTCCTTCGGCATGGCGCCGTCGCTCCTGATGGCCAAAGCGGTGCTCTTTCCTCTCGAGAAGGCGCTTGGGATTCCCGCGGTCGGGTGGGTGCTCGCTTGTCTCTATGTCCTGTGCGGGGCGATCCGGCTCGCGCGCTTCAACTGTCTGGCCGCGATGCCCAAAACGGCCGACTCCGATTCCGACTTCCGTGGTATCCCGATCCCGATGGCCGCCGGCTTCATCTCGTCGCTGACCTTCCTGGTCATCTTCTTCAACAAGACCGACCGCAATCTCGGTGTCTGGATCTACGTGCTCGCCGCGATGATGCTGGCGCTGTCGATCCTGATGATCAGCGATGTCCGCTACCCGAGCTTCAAAAAAGTCGGTTGGAAAACCCGTGGCACGCCGGTCGTGATCGTGATCGCGGCGGTGGTGGTGATGGTCACGATCCGCTTTTACTACCTGATGCCGGCCGTGCTGTTCAGTGCCTACGTGCTCTACGGACTCATCGTCCGGCCGTTCCTCTCGAAACGGGTGAGGCAGGAAATCGAGGAGCCCGACGAGAACGGATCGGACGAACCCGAGGCTGCCAAGGAGAGCGAGGGGTAA